From a region of the Zingiber officinale cultivar Zhangliang chromosome 4B, Zo_v1.1, whole genome shotgun sequence genome:
- the LOC121976592 gene encoding GPN-loop GTPase 3-like: protein MGFAQLVIGPAGSGKSTYCSSLYQHCVAARRTVHIVNLDPAAEQFNYPVAMDIRELISLDDVTEELGLGPNGGLLYCMEHFEDNLDDWLADELENYLDDDYLIFDCPGQIELFSHVPALKNFVEHLKRKNFNVCAVYLLDSQFMTDVTKYISGCLASLSAMVQLELPHVNILSKMDLVPNKKDVNDYLNPEASVLLSELNQHMAPQFAKLNKALAELIDDFSMVNFIPLDLRKDSSIAYVLSYIDNCIQFGEDAEVKIRDFDPEEDV, encoded by the exons ATGGGTTTTGCGCAGCTCGTCATCGGACCTGCTGGAAGCGGCAAG TCGACCTACTGTTCTAGTTTATACCAACATTGCGTGGCTGCGAGAAGGACTGTTCATATAGTGAACTTGGACCCAGCGGCTGAACAGTTCAACTATCCTGTCGCTATGG ATATTAGAGAGCTCATATCTTTGGATGATGTTACGGAGGAACTTGGCTTGGGCCCTAATGGAGGGCTCCTCTACTGCATGGA ACACTTTGAAGATAACTTAGATGATTGGTTGGCAGATGAGCTTGAGAACTATTTGGATGATGACTATCTTATTTTTGACTGTCCAG GTCAGATTGAACTCTTTTCCCATGTCCCTGCTTTAAAGAACTTTGTGGAACATCTAAAGCGTAAAAATTTCAATGTTTGTGCTGTATACTTGCTTGATTCACAG TTCATGACTGATGTGACAAAGTATATAAGTGGTTGTCTTGCGTCTCTTTCTGCTATGGTTCAACTTGAACTACCTCATGTCAACATTCTTTCAAAGATGGACTTGGTGCCAAACAAAAAGGATGTTAATGA TTATTTAAATCCTGAAGCATCAGTTCTACTGTCTGAATTGAATCAGCATATGGCTCCTCAATTTGCAAAGCTAAACAAGGCTTTGGCAGAACTG ATTGATGATTTCAGCATGGTTAACTTCATACCCCTTGACCTGAGGAAGGATAGCAG TATTGCATACGTGTTATCGTATATTGACAATTGCATCCAGTTCGGTGAAGACGCAGAAGTGAAGATTAGAGATTTTGATCCCGAGGAAGATGTATAA
- the LOC121976596 gene encoding putative serine/threonine-protein kinase isoform X1, which produces MSCSCFGALFSCKKHIKPTEQRTNGFLSVKNIRLFSYVELKSATVNFHPSNKIGQGGFGTVYKGVLMNGVVVAIKVLSTESRQGVSEFLTEIDVITNVKHPNLVELIGCCAESSNRILVYEFLENSSLDRALLGRNCDASKLNWHIRSEICLGIARGIIHLHEDLVPPIVHRDIKPSNILLDSNFAPKIGDFGVAKLFPDNITHISTRVAGTTGYLAPEYALQGHLTKKADIYSFGVVLLEIITGRSNSRSFSECGKPLLEWVWSLFEENSLIEVVDPALEEYPQEQVLRYTKVALFCTQAAAARRPSMLQVVDMLSMPVQLNDEEITIPCYMEEDSRKFIRSFRAKNSNSSQKYSTSTDTTIPFTSSQVTFTEISPR; this is translated from the exons ATGAGTTGTTCTTGTTTTGGTGCTTTGTTTTCCTGCAAAAAACATATTAAGCCTACTGAACAGCGCACCAATG GATTTTTATCAGTTAAGAATATAAGACTTTTCTCATACGTTGAGCTAAAATCAGCTACAGTTAATTTTCATCCAAGCAACAAGATTGGCCAGGGTGGTTTTGGAACAGTATACAAG GGAGTTCTTATGAATGGAGTAGTTGTTGCAATAAAGGTACTCTCCACAGAATCTCGGCAAGGAGTCAGCGAATTCTTGACTGAGATTGATGTCATTACAAATGTCAAGCATCCAAACCTTGTTGAGCTTATTGGTTGCTGTGCCGAGAGCAGTAACCGCATTTTAGTATATGAATTTTTGGAAAATAGTAGTCTTGATCGTGCATTACTGG GTCGAAACTGTGATGCCAGCAAGCTGAACTGGCACATCAGGTCAGAGATTTGTTTGGGAATTGCCAGGGGAATTATCCATCTTCACGAGGATCTTGTACCACCGATTGTTCATAGAGACATCAAACCTAGCAATATTCTCCTCGACAGTAATTTTGCCCCCAAGATTGGAGATTTTGGTGTGGCCAAGCTATTTCCTGATAATATTACTCACATCAGTACACGCGTAGCAGGAACAAC TGGTTACCTGGCGCCTGAGTATGCTTTGCAGGGACATTTAACCAAGAAAGCTGACATATATAGCTTCGGAGTAGTCCTTCTCGAAATAATTACTGGCAGAAGCAACTCAAGGTCATTTTCAGAATGCGGGAAACCACTTTTGGAATGG GTATGGAGTTTGTTTGAAGAAAATAGCCTTATTGAGGTGGTAGATCCGGCTCTGGAGGAGTACCCCCAAGAACAAGTCTTGAGGTATACCAAGGTAGCACTTTTCTGCACACAAGCAGCAGCTGCGCGGCGGCCATCCATGCTCCAAGTGGTAGACATGCTAAGTATGCCGGTGCAACTTAACGATGAGGAGATTACCATCCCTTGTTACATGGAAGAAGACTCGAGAAAATTTATTAGGAGCTTCAGAGCGAAAAATTCCAACAGTTCGCAGAAGTATTCCACGAGTACTGATACAACCATCCCATTCACCTCGAGTCAAGTTACTTTCACTGAAATATCTCCGAGATGA
- the LOC121976596 gene encoding cold-responsive protein kinase 1-like isoform X2 has translation MNGVVVAIKVLSTESRQGVSEFLTEIDVITNVKHPNLVELIGCCAESSNRILVYEFLENSSLDRALLGRNCDASKLNWHIRSEICLGIARGIIHLHEDLVPPIVHRDIKPSNILLDSNFAPKIGDFGVAKLFPDNITHISTRVAGTTGYLAPEYALQGHLTKKADIYSFGVVLLEIITGRSNSRSFSECGKPLLEWVWSLFEENSLIEVVDPALEEYPQEQVLRYTKVALFCTQAAAARRPSMLQVVDMLSMPVQLNDEEITIPCYMEEDSRKFIRSFRAKNSNSSQKYSTSTDTTIPFTSSQVTFTEISPR, from the exons ATGAATGGAGTAGTTGTTGCAATAAAGGTACTCTCCACAGAATCTCGGCAAGGAGTCAGCGAATTCTTGACTGAGATTGATGTCATTACAAATGTCAAGCATCCAAACCTTGTTGAGCTTATTGGTTGCTGTGCCGAGAGCAGTAACCGCATTTTAGTATATGAATTTTTGGAAAATAGTAGTCTTGATCGTGCATTACTGG GTCGAAACTGTGATGCCAGCAAGCTGAACTGGCACATCAGGTCAGAGATTTGTTTGGGAATTGCCAGGGGAATTATCCATCTTCACGAGGATCTTGTACCACCGATTGTTCATAGAGACATCAAACCTAGCAATATTCTCCTCGACAGTAATTTTGCCCCCAAGATTGGAGATTTTGGTGTGGCCAAGCTATTTCCTGATAATATTACTCACATCAGTACACGCGTAGCAGGAACAAC TGGTTACCTGGCGCCTGAGTATGCTTTGCAGGGACATTTAACCAAGAAAGCTGACATATATAGCTTCGGAGTAGTCCTTCTCGAAATAATTACTGGCAGAAGCAACTCAAGGTCATTTTCAGAATGCGGGAAACCACTTTTGGAATGG GTATGGAGTTTGTTTGAAGAAAATAGCCTTATTGAGGTGGTAGATCCGGCTCTGGAGGAGTACCCCCAAGAACAAGTCTTGAGGTATACCAAGGTAGCACTTTTCTGCACACAAGCAGCAGCTGCGCGGCGGCCATCCATGCTCCAAGTGGTAGACATGCTAAGTATGCCGGTGCAACTTAACGATGAGGAGATTACCATCCCTTGTTACATGGAAGAAGACTCGAGAAAATTTATTAGGAGCTTCAGAGCGAAAAATTCCAACAGTTCGCAGAAGTATTCCACGAGTACTGATACAACCATCCCATTCACCTCGAGTCAAGTTACTTTCACTGAAATATCTCCGAGATGA
- the LOC121976598 gene encoding clathrin light chain 2-like gives MIPTAWQWLTLIASPLLYICINITRLPFVCSPVAKKGARVSGARGKAMSSSFDDAFTVGDGGDDEEVSTVRTSTRPFDDDDDDGYLGYDPRLPSQRFDAFSPAFSPSEDVGLDDLDDAPSDGAFGLHDVPVRHVLGEDGGSFPTSPVGYGFRGEALPSDFSDPVLESNGKRFGEVDHDGVFSSDGPVLPPPTEMEPEEGFLLREWRRQNAILLEEKELKEKEMRNQIIAEAEEYKIAFHEKRKLNSETNKVQTREREKLFLAHQEKFYANVDKHYWKAITELIPHEIPNIEKRKARKDQDKKPSIVVIQGPKPGKPTDLSRMRQIMIKLKHDTPPHLKLVPPAPANAVAAAAAVTTGSKPEIATSESSPPDSTAT, from the exons ATGATTCCGACCGCCTGGCAATGGCTCACTCTTATCGCTTCGCCGCTGCTTTATATATGCATAAATATCACTCGCTTGCCTTTTGTTTGTTCGCCGGTTGCCAAAAAGGGGGCGAGGGTTTCGGGGGCGAGGGGAAAGGCGATGTCTTCTTCCTTCGACGATGCCTTCACCGTCGGAGACGGCGGCGACGATGAGGAGGTTTCGACGGTGAGGACTTCCACTCGTCCcttcgacgacgacgacgacgacggttACCTGGGCTACGACCCCCGACTTCCGTCGCAGCGCTTCGACGCCTTCTCGCCCGCGTTCTCCCCCTCCGAGGACGTCGGTCTCGATGACCTCGATGATGCGCCGTCCGATGGCGCTTTTGGACTCCACGACGTCCCCGTCCGCCACGTCTTGGGCGAAGACGGCGGCAGCTTCCCCACTTCTCCCGTGGGTTACGGCTTCCGAGGGGAAGCTCTCCCTTCTGACTTCTCGGATCCCGTGCTGGAATCCAACGGGAAGCGCTTCGGTGAGGTGGATCACGACGGGGTGTTCTCTTCGGATGGGCCGGTACTGCCTCCGCCCACCGAGATGGAGCCGGAGGAGGGTTTTCTCCTGCGGGAATGGCGTCG ACAAAATGCAATCCTACTTGAGGAGAAAGAATTGAAGGAGAAGGAGATGCGGAACCAGATTATTGCTGAAGCTGAAGAGTACAAGATAGCATTCcatgagaaaaggaaattgaatTCCGAGACAAACAAGGTCCAAACTAGAGAAAGGGAGAAG CTATTCCTAGCACATCAGGAGAAGTTCTATGCTAATGTAGACAAACATTACTGGAAAGCAATCACGGAGCTGATACCTCATGAAATACCAAACATTGAGAAAAGGAAGGCCAGGAAAGACCAAGACAAGAAACCCTCAATCGTGGTCATCCAGGGACCAAAGCCTGGCAAACCCACTGATCTTTCAAGGATGCGGCAGATTATGATAAAGCTCAAGCACGATACACCGCCACATCTGAAACTGGTTCCACCTGCCCCAGCTAATGCTGTGGCTGCTGCCGCCGCAGTCACCACCGGAAGCAAGCCGGAAATAGCAACTAGTGAATCATCTCCACCTGACAGCACCGCAACTTAG
- the LOC121976595 gene encoding probable polyol transporter 4 has translation MAYGVDGATGNGAGNGNGISRLPGLGGKGKYGRIGDELVEHNPERGSQSRRYVFACAIFASLNSVLLGYDVGVMSGCILFIQKDLHITEVQQEILVGCLSIISLIGSLAAGRTSDAIGRKWTIGLAAIIFQIGAAVMAFAPSFRVLIIGRLLAGVGIGFGVMIAPVYIAEISPTVSRGSFTSFPEIFINLGILLGYISNYAFSDLSEHINWRIMLGIGILPSVFIGFALLVIPESPRWLVLQNRVDEARSVLMKITENKEQVEKRLAEIEEAAGGAKGTKEKAVWMEFLSPSPALGRMLITGIGIQCFQQITGIDATVYYSPTIFRDAGIKSDNKLLAATVAVGFTKTVFILVAIMLIDRVGRKPLLYVSTVGMTVCLFTLALALTLLGHGLVSLKAGLLVAILSVCGNVAFFSVGIGPVCWVLSSEIYPLRLRAQAAALGSVGNRVSSGMIAMSFLSLCRILSVAGAFFIFSAISAVSVIFVYVYVPETKGKSLEQIEMLFQSGREWQRVEVELGDVEHLVQKEHIDQRHSITVS, from the exons ATGGCGTACGGCGTTGACGGGGCGACCGGCAACGGAGCTGGCAACGGGAACGGGATCTCGAGGCTTCCCGGTCTTGGAGGCAAAGGGAAGTATGGGAGAATCGGAGACGAGCTCGTGGAGCACAACCCAGAACGGGGGAGCCAAAGCAGGAGATATGTCTTCGCCTGTGCTATCTTTGCATCTCTGAACTCCGTCCTTCTGGGATATG ATGTGGGCGTAATGAGTGGATGCATCCTTTTCATTCAAAAGGATTTGCACATTACAGAAGTCCAGCAAGAAATCCTTGTTGGGTGCTTGAGCATCATTTCCCTTATAGGTAGTTTAGCAGCTGGAAGAACCTCAGATGCTATTGGCCGTAAGTGGACTATTGGTTTAGCTGCGATAATTTTTCAAATTGGTGCTGCAGTAATGGCCTTTGCACCATCTTTCCGAGTGCTGATCATAGGCAGGCTTTTGGCTGGAGTCGGAATAGGTTTTGGTGTCATGATTGCACCTGTTTACATTGCGGAGATATCACCTACTGTTTCTCGAGGATCTTTCACTTCCTTTCCTGAGATTTTTATCAATCTTGGAATTCTTCTTGGATACATATCAAACTATGCATTCTCCGATCTTTCAGAACACATAAATTGGAGGATAATGCTTGGCATTGGGATTCTTCCATCTGTTTTCATTGGATTCGCATTGCTTGTTATCCCTGAATCTCCTAGATGGCTGGTTTTGCAGAATCGAGTAGATGAAGCAAGATCAGTGCTAATGAAGATAACAGAGAATAAGGAACAAGTTGAGAAGAGATTGGCTGAAATAGAGGAAGCTGCTGGTGGTGCAAAGGGAACAAAGGAAAAGGCTGTGTGGATGGAGTTTCTAAGTCCATCCCCGGCACTTGGTAGGATGCTGATTACAGGTATTGGCATTCAGTGCTTTCAGCAAATCACTGGTATTGATGCGACTGTGTATTACAGCCCAACCATATTCAGAGATGCCGGAATCAAATCTGATAACAAGCTTCTAGCTGCAACTGTTGCTGTTGGCTTTACTAAAACTGTGTTCATCTTAGTTGCAATCATGCTGATCGACAGAGTTGGCAGAAAGCCTTTGCTATATGTTAGCACTGTCGGTATGACTGTTTGCCTGTTCACTTTGGCACTAGCTCTCACACTGCTTGGGCATGGCCTGGTCTCACTAAAAGCAGGTCTTTTGGTGGCAATACTATCTGTCTGCGGAAATGTGGCATTCTTTTCTGTAGGAATTGGCCCTGTTTGTTGGGTATTGAGCTCTGAAATCTACCCTCTCCGTTTGCGTGCACAGGCAGCTGCATTAGGAAGTGTAGGAAATAGAGTAAGCAGTGGTATGATTGCTATGTCTTTCCTGTCTTTGTGCCGGATCCTTTCCGTGGCAGGAGCCTTCTTCATTTTTTCAGCAATTTCAGCAGTATCTGTGATATTTGTATATGTGTATGTTCCTGAAACCAAAGGCAAATCTCTAGAACAGATTGAGATGTTGTTCCAGAGTGGTAGGGAGTGGCAAAGAGTTGAAGTGGAACTCGGTGACGTCGAGCATTTGGTGCAAAAGGAGCACATTGACCAGCGCCATAGCATCACTGTTTCTTAG